CATATGGTCACTTCCCTTTCGATGAGGTGCGGCGGGCGCGTCAGCGCGCGGCCCAGGCAATCGCGGTTTCGAGAATGGTCTTCAGCGTGGCGCGGATCGGCGCGGCGTAGCTCGGGTCGTAAGGCACCGGCCAGTTTTCCGGCGCTCCCTTTTCATTGGGCTCGCGCATGTAGCCGCGGTTGGAGAGTTCCATCTGCAGCGCGTGGATGCCGTTCTGCGGCTGGCCGAAGCTGCGCGTGATCCAGCCACCCTTGAAGCGGCCGTTGACCACCCAGCTCTCGCCGGTCGCGGCGAGAATCGCGGCCACCTCTTCCTGCAGCGACGGATCGGTGCTCTTGCCGTCATTGGTGCCGAGATTGAAGACGGGCAGCGTGCCTTCGAACAGGCGCGGCAGCACCGAGCGGATCGAGTGGCAGTCATAGAGCACGATCTTTTCGTGCATGCCGCGCAGCCGACCGATCTCGGCCTGCAGGGCGGCATGATACGGTACGAAATAAGTTTCGCGGCGCTGGTCGATCTCGGATGGCGTCGGCTCCTCGCCCATGCGGTAGAGCGGGTCACCATCGAAAGTGTCTGTCGGGCAGAGCGTGGTCGTCGCCTGTCCCGGATAGAGCGAGACGCCGGAAGGATCGCGGTTGA
The window above is part of the Mesorhizobium sp. WSM4904 genome. Proteins encoded here:
- the hutG gene encoding N-formylglutamate deformylase; translation: MTTPSWLTITRGTAPLLVSIPHTGIDLAGLDSRLVSTWLGRRDCDWWIDRLYDFAADLGATVVHTAISRTVIDVNRDPSGVSLYPGQATTTLCPTDTFDGDPLYRMGEEPTPSEIDQRRETYFVPYHAALQAEIGRLRGMHEKIVLYDCHSIRSVLPRLFEGTLPVFNLGTNDGKSTDPSLQEEVAAILAATGESWVVNGRFKGGWITRSFGQPQNGIHALQMELSNRGYMREPNEKGAPENWPVPYDPSYAAPIRATLKTILETAIAWAAR